TGCAAAATGCTAGTTACTTTCGTGCCTAATGGGGGAAATATCACCTTCAACATGTTCACCGCTGGACGCATTTGCTCTGGTGTGAACTCGCTTAGTGAAGTCACCAACTCACCAAGTCGTTGGTCTGGGGTTGTTTGCGGTAAAGGTAACTTATCGCGAGGGTGATAGGTTTCGGGTCCTTGGTTGATGATATGCTCTTTCACCCGTTGACGGACGGCTTTCATTTCTCCCACCAGTCTTTCTCGCGCTAATTGCGAAAGACCTGGTAAGACGTTGTTCATTTCCTCAGCATCAGAAGCATTGATGAAATTGTCTACGATTAACTGAGATGAGCGGCGAAAAATCATGAAAATGAGGCGATAGACGATTAAAAGACTTAATAAAGCCGCTACAACCTTTACCAAAATCATGGAAATTCTGGTGACGTTTTTCTTTGCCACTTCCAGGTCGTCTGCCAACTTGGTGAGAGATATCTTTGGCTTATCAGATTGACTCGGTGTTAATGTTGCAGTCGGTGTTGGTCTGGCAATAATCTGTTGACTATATATGGATGGTCGCCGATATGCCGACAATCCATAACTAAAGACAAATAAGACACAGAATACTAACAACAGTCGTACTTTCACAACTTTCGGCTTAGTGATATTATGTCCGCTGTAGTGAGCGCTGTACTCGCTCTATATTAAGCGCTGAAGCGCTCACTACATTTAAAGTTACTGTGATGAATTAGCTGAATCAGCAGTAAATTGAATGCTGGGGTCTGGCATAAAAGTATACCTTAGATAAAGTCCACCGGCAACAAACAAAATAATCAACAAACTACCAATACCGAGGGGACTGGGAAGCCAGAAAACTGCTTCAATGTGGTTTAATTGACCGGGGATGAGTTTCCATACCAGTTTATTTTGACTTTTTTCCGGAGCGATACCTTCGGCACGCGAGTACGCGATCGCCTGCTCAGTTTCTTGAATGATTTTTGCCCCCCAAGGAGTTTTCAAGCTAAATTCTAAATCGAGAATCGAGCCTGCATTCGCTAAAACGTTACCATTGCTGGCAATTAGAGAAAGCGATCGCAAATCCACATCGTAAATCAACCGATTCCGCACTAACAGTAAAAAATTGTTTTGAAACAAAAGTAAGTTTGACTCAATTTTTGGCAATTCTGAATCAGATGTGCCTTTAACTTCAGTTTTTTGATTAATGTTGGGATTGAAAAATTCGTTAAACTTCGTTTGTAATTCTTCACCATTACTGAAGGGAATTGTGACGATAATTTCTGATTGAGAAAGTCGCCGTACTTTGCCTTCTTCTTTGCGGGCGCGGCGTTCGATGCTATTTAACCATTCGTATACTGAGTCACCGCTAAAACTGGTAAGTCGTTCTGCTAACTTAATATGCTGCACCAGTTCACCGCGATTCGAGTTTTCAAAGTTTACCCCCGCTTCATACTGTACGCAACCAGATAGCAGCAGGGATGCTAAGAGTACGAAAAAGACAAATCTTAGCCGTGCAAAGCTTTTTGCTAAAGCCGATAAATTCATTACTAGAAATCTCCACAAAAGTCAAGAATATTATCTTTCTTCTCTGCGGTTCAAAGACTCAACCAAACTAAGCTACCCAAGATTAAACTAATGGTAATTAATGCAACCCAAATAAAGCGATTATCTTTAGTATTGACTTGGCTTAAGTCAACGAATTCTCGCTCAGTCGGCTTTTTGGGTTGGTTCGATTTTGTACTATTAGCAGCGAGACGAATTTTACTTTCATTATCAGACAATGCGCCCAAATCGGGAATTTGAGTCATCCATTCGCTTGGTCTTTGTAGCTTCGGTGCTTTGAGAATGTAAACCAAGCGTCGGGCTTGTTTGCTGGTTTCGGAAAAAG
Above is a genomic segment from Tolypothrix sp. NIES-4075 containing:
- a CDS encoding DUF3153 domain-containing protein → MNLSALAKSFARLRFVFFVLLASLLLSGCVQYEAGVNFENSNRGELVQHIKLAERLTSFSGDSVYEWLNSIERRARKEEGKVRRLSQSEIIVTIPFSNGEELQTKFNEFFNPNINQKTEVKGTSDSELPKIESNLLLFQNNFLLLVRNRLIYDVDLRSLSLIASNGNVLANAGSILDLEFSLKTPWGAKIIQETEQAIAYSRAEGIAPEKSQNKLVWKLIPGQLNHIEAVFWLPSPLGIGSLLIILFVAGGLYLRYTFMPDPSIQFTADSANSSQ
- a CDS encoding tetratricopeptide repeat protein encodes the protein MSAESLEIAKNLYQSGKAAFESGQYRQAVENLEKAIALVNRNSRTGGEVQIWLVTAYEAAGRTEDAIALCEELKRHPFSETSKQARRLVYILKAPKLQRPSEWMTQIPDLGALSDNESKIRLAANSTKSNQPKKPTEREFVDLSQVNTKDNRFIWVALITISLILGSLVWLSL